In Gracilibacillus salitolerans, the sequence TCTGCCACGTAACACCAAATTTATCTGTTACTTGTCCATATGACGGACTCCAAAACACTTCTTGTAATGGCATCACCACTTTACCATCTTGAGCGAGATTTCCAAAAATTCGCTCTGTGGATGCAATATCACTTGAAATAATCGCAACGGTTACTTGGTCTCCTAACTGATACGATTGCCCTGGCATTGTATCTGAAAGCATGAAGTCTGTTTGTCCCACTCTTAAATGAGCATTCAGTACACGATCCTTTTCATCTTCTGCAATGCCCATTTCAGCTCGATTAGGAAGATCTGCAAAGGTCTGTAAGCTTAATAATTCGGCATCTATAGCTGATTGATAAAATTTAATTGCCTCTTGTCCATCTCCATTCGTTACCAGATAAACATGCATATTCTTAATCATATTTACCACCTCCTGTTTTGATATCTATATTATATCCAATCATCTAACTGAAGGCTTCTTATAAATTGCCATCTTCTATGTTGGCTGATAAATATTGTTGCATCAATACAGCAATTGAAATAAGTACTGGTGGATCATCTATTCTTGGTGGGCGTAAGCTGACGTTTAGTTGTGGCGTTTCTTGATGAGGTTGAACAATAACAGGCTCTTCTAGTTTTGCTCTAAGTGTCGACTCTGTTAATAATATTTCAGAATTATTCATCCCGGTAATAACAGTAGTAGAAAGTAAATAATATGTACCTGCTTTCACATTTTCAAATACAAATTCCCCTGCTGATTCAAGAATAGTCCCGTACAAAGGTAAACCTTCCGGGATAGGCTTAGAAAATAAACCTACCAATATAATGCCATTAATCGGATTAGGTGAGATAATCTTGCCTTTAACAGTTTGAGAAGAATTTCCATTATATCTGTTTAAAGATATATCGCTTTTAAATTGAATTTGTTGCAGGTGTTGCGTAACATTTGATGCAGAGTGACGAAAAACAGAGGGAGACACTCCTACTTTTTGCGTAAATCGAGTAGTAAAGGTACCAAGGCTCTGTTGACCAATCTCCATACCTATATCGCGTACAGGTAAATCTGTTTGAATCAATAATTCTTTTGCCTTTTGTAATCGGAGTGCAGATAAATAGTAATGGGGCGGCAGACCGATTTGATCTTTGAATATTCTTGAGAAATGATAGGGACTGTAAGCTACATGGTTTGCTACTTGTTGGAGTGTTATTTCTTCATGTAAATTCGACTTGATGTACTTTATAGCAGCTTCTATTTCGGGAGAGTTATACACCATAAAAACACCTCATGACTATTTTCTACCATTTTACTAAATTTACATGGTTGAATCTAGTGTAACTTTATTGAAGAAACTAGAATGGAAACATAATGCTACTTCTATTTGTATTTTAAAAAGAAGAGGTTGGGACGAAAGAGTAATTAAACAGGAAAAATCCGAACAATAATGCCTGAGCAAATTTACCGCTTCGGCAAAATACTTCGCTTTCCGTGGGCACGGCTTCAGCTAACTGTGTGAAGAAGAGCACTTCACACAGTGGATCTTCAGCTCGTGTGAATTCCCACAGGAGTCTGCGTATTTTGCCTACGCTAAGTTCAGATTGTTCGGATTCTCGTTCTTCCTATTTAGTTATGTCCCAGCCTCCGCTACTTTAATATACATCTTTCCATTCATCAATATTATCCGGATCAAACTGGAATGGTTCTCCTAATAGAATTTCTGTACCATCATCACTTTCTGTTACTTCAAATGATCCTTCAAGATCACCTGCTTCAAATGATTCACCAGCCTCTCCAGTGATCTCCTCTTCTGCTAATGCGTTAGCTGCATAACCTGTCAGATATCCCACATCAAT encodes:
- a CDS encoding VOC family protein — encoded protein: MIKNMHVYLVTNGDGQEAIKFYQSAIDAELLSLQTFADLPNRAEMGIAEDEKDRVLNAHLRVGQTDFMLSDTMPGQSYQLGDQVTVAIISSDIASTERIFGNLAQDGKVVMPLQEVFWSPSYGQVTDKFGVTWQISTHE
- a CDS encoding helix-turn-helix transcriptional regulator, yielding MVYNSPEIEAAIKYIKSNLHEEITLQQVANHVAYSPYHFSRIFKDQIGLPPHYYLSALRLQKAKELLIQTDLPVRDIGMEIGQQSLGTFTTRFTQKVGVSPSVFRHSASNVTQHLQQIQFKSDISLNRYNGNSSQTVKGKIISPNPINGIILVGLFSKPIPEGLPLYGTILESAGEFVFENVKAGTYYLLSTTVITGMNNSEILLTESTLRAKLEEPVIVQPHQETPQLNVSLRPPRIDDPPVLISIAVLMQQYLSANIEDGNL